In the genome of Pagrus major chromosome 17, Pma_NU_1.0, the window TATATTGGACAAAGATCATTTGATCAAAGAGACAAAGATCATCTAATAGAGACTGTGATAGAACACTCTTACCTGTAGGTGTCTCGGTCAATGCAAACAACACCATTACTAGTTTGGGGAGAAACAACGCACATTTCAGAGAAGCAACACTTTTCATTCCTGACGAATTCTGCGTCACATGGGACAGATTACAGAGatgcagagaaacaaagagaataaagaaaatgtaatacagtaaatgtaaatataccatgaaaacataatgccaCAAACGCATACCACTGCTGCCTGTTTGACAGCCTTCAACAAGCTGAATACAGTGCAGAACGAAATCACTCTTCATTGACAAAACTCTGTCAAGGTCCTCATTATGGAAAATATGTGATAAcagcccctgtgtgtgtgtgtgtgtgtgtgtgtgtgtgtgtgtgtcttacagCGTGTAGGCGTGGAACTGTAGGATAGGAACTCCAACACTGCTGTCttccagctccactcccactCTCCTCCTGTCCAGACATTTCAGAAGAGCACCCACTGCCCTCAGCTACGGatgcgaacacacacacacacacacacacacacacacacacacacacacattaacagacataacacatataaaatcaagaaaatgatgGACAGTTAATGATCACCTCCTGCACATTGATAGACTGATGGATGATACGTAGACAGGTGGCTCACCATCAGGGGTGAGTCAAAGGAGATACAGGAGGAGAGGTAGGACATTTTCTCGCTTTCTGAAATGGAGGCAGGAAGGAAAGGCAGATGGGCAGAAAGTAGCCTCTGCTTACCCACCTCCAGGCCTGTAACATTCAAAAATGGACTCACATCAATCATTCACTGCGGAAAATCATGTtaatttaatgcagaaatcCTACCTAAAAATTAATGAGGACATTTAGATATTGTGAGTGGGCGTCTGTTTACCAAAGTCAACATATGGATAGGTAACCACCTCTGGTCTGTAGTCTGGGTTTGAACCTGTGATTggacagggaaaaaaataaaaatagtttgttgtgtaaaagaaaaagataattaGAAGAAAAACAGTGTGTAAAGCAGTGCATAACAGCAACAGAATCACTCTACTCCGTTATCACACtagctgtctgtgtgtcaagCAGCTCTAATCTCAATGCATCTCCTTGACCCAGAAACTACTTGTCTCATACTatgtcaaaacaaaactcttttgacatgtttctgtttctcttcccgAGGCTAAAATCATTTCTGTCTCCCAGAACTCACCAAGTTGATGAAGGAAGCGTGTCATGCAGCGCTCCTGCTTTGCACTGGTAATTATTAAATGAGGACTAACCTCCTGGATgactaaacaacaacaaacagaagaaggaaCAAGGTACACACAGTATGGTAATGCAAACACTTATGTGGGTTCATACACATAATTGTTATTTCTGCATTATTGAACATTGAGCTGTGTAAAAGGCTGTGTATTGATACCTCTGGCCAGCAGGTGAAGCTCGTAGTTGTCAGGTGTGTCGTTCATGTAGTGTAAAGAGGAGTCCTTACTGTCATAGAAGCAGAGGCCTACCTGTCCATGCTGGGCTAAAACACTCAGTAAAACCTGGTAATAAACATATGCAAGAGTTTGCAACTGACTGCTGGAACTATTTACTTCGCTGCTGCTGAGTGTGACATCTGAGTTTACCACAGGTgagtcttcctcctcttcttcgtcttcATGTATGCCTGGGGGACCAAAAACTAGCGCTCCTCTTCCACTCAGACCATCCAGCGCTGCCATGACAAGTTAACTCTGGATCCGGTAGGAACAGTCAAAACTAAGATACTAATTTAATGCTATACGCCAGATATTTAAGTGTACAATAAGgtacaacattttcattaacctttaaaagacaaaaactttTAGCTACGTAGCTGCCTAGGTTAATAAATCAGCCATCAAATTGGAGTTAATCTAGGTTAGCCGCCACTTAGCTAGGCTAGCTACTGTAAGCTAGCTACCTTAAGACAATCTAGCTATTACAACAATTCATTTAGTTAGCTAACATATACTCACAGGAGGGGTCGGGGCTGTTTTTAAAGGAAAGCTAATGGGACTTAACTATGTTAATAAAGTCTGACACATACTTTTAAAGAGTTGATAAATATTTCGTGTTACAGCAGCTTCTCAGTTAGCTAGCCAGAGAGATCACTTTCACGGTCCCTTCTTTCGCGCGCGCCttccctttgtctctctgttgtcatggcaacacCAAGCCGATAAAATGGCTACTGCTAATTGTTGACTTCAGTTAGGGCTGATTATCAGCAGCTAAACTGgcaaaacacagaacaacagacccaaataaacataatttattCATGATATTTCCTTTTCTTAAAGTGAACTAACAAAATGAGCAATCAGTGGACTAATAAAAGTCGACTTTTGTGTGTTCTTATTGTCACTCTGCTACTTCTCAGAGAGATATCAGGCAACTTCTGACTCAATGGGGGACAGTGCAAAAATGATATGGGTCGGtttgattttattaaaaaaaaaaaaaaaatacaagaataaaCAAGATCCACTTCCgaagcctttttaaaaaatatttttccttaaCATTACCATTTTTAAACACTCGGAGTGGGACCAATATTTCGAAAAACTTGCTTCAATTTTCACAATCAAATATCTGATCtccaaaaaaagaataaaatgttgcctACTTGAAACACACCacaatactccattacaagtacaCATCCTGTGTCCAAAATCTTActtaaaagtacagaagtagGCCTAATGTAGACATAATAGACATAGCTTTAtattgtagctgctttaagttgGAGCAAATTTGAACTACTTTATACTGTTTGTTACTTTTAATCTATAATTGTATATCATATTTTAGAAGCTAATTCTTGTATTGACaatattgaaaaaaaacctcaaacatcaaagttttttatttatcagttcTTTAAATCAGGATTTGTTTAAagctttatatttacattatgaTATTGTTACTCAGTAAATATTTCCCATTAGTGGTAGAATGGGTGTATGCTTCTCACCTTCTAAAGCCCAACCATTGGGGAAAACATGATTAAACttcaattaaaatttaaaagacTTTGGCACTGTAGCAGCTGAGCTAGCAGCCAAGAGTCTGAGTCATCTTTCCTTCTTACCTAACAGATGCTCATTTGAAGTTGAAAAATGAATTTAGGCAGTTTGTTATCATTGAGCAATAGATGAATTCATACAGAGTTTTGCTAAGGATATATTAACGAGTATAAGCAACTGTATTATGCAGTTTAAGGCATCATTAATGTTTTAGGGCAACCTTGGGACTGACCCTCTGCTAAAGTGGTGGCCTCCACACCACCAAACAACAATACTGCACCAAAATGCTCTGATTCTCTTTTCTTCTAACATTATGCAAAATGATTAAAACTGTAAAGCAGCATAAACACAAGGTCAAATTTAAGTAGGAGTAATTTATTCtgtacacaaagaaagaaagagatgcaGCTAAAGAAACACTCCTTTATTTTGCAAAACACACCCCAAAAGTCTTTCCTCTCAGTTCGCTGTTGGTGTTTCGAAACTACACAGTTTAAATATTATGATTGAACAATGTATATATTACAttgcaataaataaaacaaatgataaatacatacatttccatttaaaaaggaaatgtcCTGCATCTCTTGGTGCACTTCAGTACTTGACATGTTTCctattgtgtgaatgtgtgtacatgtttaaGTGTACATTAATGACTAGAAAGCAAGTAGTGCTGGAGGCGGGTGGGTAGAGGCAGGTTGTGCATTTGATTCAGCCTTTGTTCCCCTAAATGTTGACGAATTGACAGTCCACATAAAGCCATCAGGGCAGGTGGATCACCTGGggaggaaagagaaacaaaaattGTTAGgttataatgttttataataCCCGAGCAGATCTTACTAAAGCAGATCTGTGTAAAAATGTCACACTCACGGGTGGCACCGTTCAGGTAGCGCAAACGTATGCTGGCACCTCCTCTCACACTGCTCACTGCAGGGAACAACTCCACTCCACGAGGGAGGTCTTCAAAAGCTACACCGAGGAAGCTGCCATCAACAATAAATCCCAGAGTTCCTGCGTCGGCATCCAGGACCAGCAGGACGCGCTCAGGGATGGGAAGCGGTGTCTGTGCCATCTTAGTGTCTGATGAAGTGGAGGACTGTGACCTCAAATcttcatgacattttttcttttctgggtAAAGTCCAAGGCTCTGTCCTGCATGCCAGAGCTGATTGGTTTTGAGTTCCCAACCCCACGAGTGTGAGTCTCCCCCCACCAGCACGTTGTACCCTGAGGCCTGAAGAGGGCAGTTCTGCCTGGAAATGCCAAGAACGGCATGACTCCCCCTGTGGTTGGGCCTCCACAGCACCTCCCAGACATGAAGTCCGCTCTTCACCCCCATCTCCGCCCTCACCCCATCGCTGCTCCGCTCAACAGGTGAACGTGTCGCTTCCTGTTTGCAGGCTGACAGCAGGAAGTGAGGAGAGTGGTGGACTGAGCTCCACTGCGAGCGACCGTCTCCTGGAGCAACCGGAGAGGAGTTCAGAGTGACCGCGAGGCGAGAGCAGGTCGGGACAGCCAGCGGAGTGAACCCcgatgaagaggagagagggctgtTGTCTGACCTGCTGTACAGccagactgacagagagaggcCCATTGGTTCAAACTGCTGAGTGTTGTCAGAGAAAAACTGTGGAGAAGacaaacaacaagaacacaAGTTTATACACTGAGAAAATAGGATCCATACCACAATATAGAAGTGTGAACTTcctaaaaactttatttgtggTGAAAACACGTGgaaaatacaactttattttgTTGGATAGTTGCTAAAATATTGATGTTATTCACCTAGAAGATATGtaagttttacattttagggctgcaaataacaattgttttcatgattgattAATCTATTTTTTCATACAAGCTAGGGTAGAGGAGAATTAAGTAAATTAGACCGAGGTTAAGTAGAATATGTGGTGTATGTCGAGTGGAGTAAGGCAGCGTGGAAAGTCAACTGAAGCAGCAGACGACCGCGTGAGGAAGAgtaaagaagaggagaaaaggaaagtaATTTAGAAGTAAAATAGATTAATGTATAATGTGGTCAGGTGGTGTAGAGTAAGAAGACCACAGAAGAGAAATTGTAAAttaaaaagcagtaaaataGCCGAGAACGAGAACAGGAGTAGATTAAAGAAGAGTAAAGCAGAATAAAGCATGGTAGAGTAGTGGAGTAGAATAGATAAGGTCAGCAGTGGAAGTATTTAGATCCTTTACGTAAAAGAAGCAATaccactgtaaaaatactcaattAAAAAAAGTGCGTTCCAAACAGTATTTTAAAGTATTATTGGCAAAATGTACTTATAATTATAAgtcacacagtaaaaatagtCAATAGTAAAAAGAAGTCTCTGTCACAGTGTTACACATTATGCTTAAAACTGGTGGATTAAtattaaaacagcattttaatgttgtagctggaGCTAATTTGAGGTATTTTATATACTGTTTGTATCCTGTCTGTGGCTTcaattgagttttttttttttttttacatttatcgTGTATCACATCTAGTATGCTGATTATATGGTTTATACACCTGCaaagtaaaataactttaactttaaataagTTAAAGGTACTATATTTCCTTCTGAAAAGCAGCATGAAATCAAAATACTTAAAATTGAAAATACAGTATTCCTGAGCCAGTCTAGCTACTTATAACTCCGGTCACTCCACCTGTTGGAGCAGGTCAGTAAAACAAACTCTACACTTCCAGTAAATCTTTAAGTCTTACCAGCTGTGTTGTCGAGTCCTTCCCTGTGGTCGGTGGATGCAGGTAGTTTTCCAGACAcatctctgtgtttataacagcCTCTTATCAAGCATCTCCTGCGTCTTATCGCAGCCCAGTAACGTAACCTTTCCGGTGTTTTCGTGATGGTTTCTGTGTCGACCTCCGAAACGGGAACAGCACAGTCCAGACTGACGccagtcagagctgcagtgacaAGGACGACTCATGACCGCTGAAAGGAAAACACGTCTggtaatagaaaaaaaatcaaaagctGTTATCTATTTAGGTCAAATTCTTCCAAACtcattttcctgtcttttctttatttttgttttatcttgttctgtaatgaatgtaaacataaatggCGAAGCACAAGAACAACATCAAACTCGGACATTTATATAAtaagaagaggaaaataaaataaaacccaaaGCGGCTCATTTTTCCAGAGTGCGCATGCGCATAAAGAGGAGGCGCGGTGTGAATTGATGCCCTGGACGCTGTCTTACAGGCAAACCTTTCTGGGCAGAGTTACACAGTGGGGGGAGAAGTACTCAGATATTTAACTTAAGTGCATTTtagattaaatatatatatttctttaatataattaatgtgtAAGCATCACTACTGTTACAGCTGATAAATGTAGGgctaattttaactactttGTATACTGTCATTGAAGATTCACAACATTCAGCCATAATGTTTGAAACCAGAAGCAAACATGAAGccatattgtattattattgttatcattattattattattattattattattattattattataaatcttttttcttttcttttcttttcttttctttcttttcttttttttttcttttttttttttttacatttttgcaaaagaataaacgattaatcaatgatCAAAATAGATTATCTACTGCCTTCCCATATTTTTAACTCTAACAGCCTCCACAGCCACATTAAATGAACACAATTATGGCCCATTCCTGTTTGGGAAATAAAATGAGCATTAAGAAAGTAAACAAGTTTATCCTGTGCAGTATGACATAGCAGAAGACAACCTGTGCGGCCTTCCCCAcaacaccaaaaaacaaagactagtcagttttgttgtttttgtctgccttTCACAGTCCTTCTCCCTCCCTATATTTTATTACACAATGCCATGTCATGTCTGTAAGACATTACTGAGGACCACAATGCTCAGATAACTTAGTGTGGGAGAGCAGTGATGAAAGTGGGTCACAACATCTTGTAGGTAAGCACAGGAGAAATGCACCATACTGTGAGGTTCTTCTGAGATTTGGATTTTTGGGAGTTATTAGTCTTGTTAATTGTACATGCATAAATAATGATATCATCCTCATGTGAATCCCAGCAGCTCTGTATTTAAAACCAGTAGGACAGATGGATCACTgagacaaataaattaaatgtttcagacaaactgacaggcagctgttaaattatttaaactactttaaccTACCCTGTCATGCTGGTACAAACAACTGACATGgtaaacacaaaatacacattgtGTATTGTGCACTAAACAAAAATCCCATCCTAATCATGTGGAGAAGTTTTTATTAGACAGTTGTTAGTCCTGAGgcattaataaatattaaaatcaacaCAACTGATGGTTTTGAAAACATCTGCACCAGATAGGGTTTCAGTAACATACGCCTATTTATCCCAGCTGTTGTCATTTaggtaaataataataataaaaaaaatgtctgttcaatatatatagatacagtcagtagctggttagcttagctgagTATAAAGACTGGGAAACAAGGCTGAGACtgtccctaaccctaactcatACCTGAGTCTGTAACAGACAATAATCAAACTAGAAACTAAAATGCTATAATCCCATAAGATTTAGCTGATTCAGTAACATCAATGATGCTATTGTTGTCAGATTAATCTCCATGTTTATTAGCAAGAATACATTAATCACAGTTTATAGTACAAGAGAGTTTTTGATCATCTGAACACCAGAATACATCAGGGTTTAGTCAAGTCacttcagagaaaaaaaactcacttaACTCATCGTAATCTGTACagtgcaaaagaaaatgtagaCTTTGACAAAACACATCAAGACTGTTTTTTCTTAAACTGAGATTAAAGTTTACACTAAGtcaacattacaacacaaaTTATTCCTACAGATATGAGAACTTCAGTATTTTCTCCACATAAAAACCTTCTTCATTTGATCCTCTGCCATTTTTGTCAGTTGATTCCACggatcatttcacattttcactcGCTGTACAAATCTTAACTTGTTGGCACCAACATCCGCCCTGggggtaaaaacaaaaaggaaaacagagtcacacacagctgattttTGAGTTGAATATAGACAAAGGCTCTTGTCACAACTAATATTACTTAATAAACACTGATGGATTGGAAACAATCACTCTGTGATTTAAAgaataatgaaacaataaatctTTCCTGACAAGTTCATCGATGCCCTCGAGTCCGCTGCACTGTAACAGCTTTTTCAGGTGGCCAGACATTCAGTAATGTATAATGCGGgtgttctgtttgtgtctttgtagtcTTTAAAAAGGACTTATTTATCTCTACATGCTCTTTGGCTGGGCTGCAAACACTGGAGGTCCAAAGAATACGATATTGTTGGTTAATTTTAACCTTTTGTGCTAGATGCTTTGTCAccagaaccatctggaaagaCGCCACTAGAAACCGCTTGAAAAAGGGAAGACGCTTTCAAAAAATACGGAATAGGTGATTGTTATGGTTTCagttttggtttagttatttcctgttttatttgctaGTTCTGTCCtcgtgtgtcatgttttgcttttcacctcttccctttgtccttttcctgACTTTGtccctgttcacctgtgttacatttgttaattagtccCTGTCTATTCAAGCCTGTGATTTTCAATTATACTTTGTTGGTTCATCTTTTCCCACATCAATCCTGTGTCTCAGTGTTCCTCGTGCTACTGCCTGTTATCCCAATGATTCCttggtttgtacttttatttagtttttgtatttttattctagGTTTTGCCCCTGCGTGctccttctgtttttgttgccttgtGTTGCCAGCTTTTGTGCTTGGACCTTGGATTTTATGGATTTCGGTTTACAGCTTTACAAACTGCCACACCTAAACTACACCCGTAGCTGCCAGTTGTTCCTCATAGGAGGCCGATTGTGCGTTTGGCCACGAGcacatagcttgaagcctggcaggATAATACATCTGCCTTGCAAGGTTAATTTGATCATTTCTCTCACCGCTAGTGTTTTTCTTGTAGTAAATCAGGCCAGCAATGAAAATCACCAGACCCAGCAGCAGTCCCGCTGTCCCAACGGCAattttgtttctctctgatgCAGGTTTCGGtactgaaaacatatttatcaCAAACACTGCATTAGATTTCCATTTTGTGCATTAATAAATACTCCTAGCATAATCTTTTCAAAGGAACATTTagttaaaagtgtttttattgataGCAAAATAAATAGATGAAAGAACAATTTTGCCTTGATGgtcactgaccaaacactctataacagtaaTTACTGTTGGAATTATAGAgatatttaacacttatttaattaaaaaaaaaaaaaaaaatcacttacagcagctttaagctAATCTAATCCTGTCACACCTCCGATCACTCACTTACCCCACTCATGAAGCTGGGGCTCCATGAGGCTGGCGTGCTCCACCTTACAGGTGATAGTCTCTCCCAGTCTGGGTGTGTACTCCAGATGGCTGTGGATCTGGTAGAGCCAATTTCCATTGGCCATTTCCTCAGTGGACGTCACATCAGATGTCACCTCCTTTCCATTCCTCAGCCAAGTCACTCTGATTTGTTTAGGAAAAAATTTGTACACGCTACAGATGAGCATGCCTGGATGTTTGCTACCCGCTGCCTCAACTGACCTCAGCGTGACAGAGGGCTCAACCGCTGGAAAGAACCAGTGCACAAAACAAGTTAGCATGAAATTTTAGATCTTAAGTTAATCCACTTATCATGAAGAGAGTTTCAGTAACACTTCAGATTACAGAATGCAAATTACAGCATAAATATGTTGTACATACAGAATACCAGTTCAATACTAACTGGGTACCAACGGGAGGCAGAAGAAGTACAGGGAGTaaagaataaacacatttgcatttaggaaaaaaaacttttaagaCTAAcgttaatattaatattaacaactttactgttttggtgcACTCATAGCCTCATTTTTACATGTAGCAGGCAGCTGGTTTCAGTGAAAAAGATCAAAATCTCTCCACatacagacataaaaaacacctggcaaaatacttCTGAATCACTTGGTAGTGGTAGTTCTCATTACAATAggtctccaggaccacatgtTGCTATGATACacactcacaaggtgaaaacaacaATACCAGACCCACTGAGGGATTAATCTTTAAAAGACATTTGTCATATGTTGAATTAATTAATAGCTTGCCTTTCATATAAAGTAATTTACCTCACTAAAGCCAATTTATTACTTGACCCCGTGTTTATTCAATAGATATGCAGTAATTCATAAAATACTTGCACGTTTATTCCCTCCTAAACACAAAGTTGTTACCCCTTAATTCTTGAGCCTCTTCTTCAATTGTACTTGCTATGTACTACTATAAGTACCCAGTAAGTATTTTATTGATACAACATACATACTAAATAACAGCACTGTAATTTGTAGTCTGTACTCTGAAGCCTTACCAGAGTTTTTAACTGTGTTCACCAAAATCACCTGTCTGTGAGAACAAGTCCAAAATCAAAGGAATGTAAgttttgcatttgttgtaattctttttttcttgttccaacattttgtggtttttgttgaAGCCATCTGTTATTTCTTTCGCTTTCTCTGTGTAGCCGGTATATTTTCCCAAAGTGCTGTTGTATTGACCCAGAAACACCTTATTGAAGTAGACTTGTGCCAGATAAACAAGATCATCAGAAGACGTAAACTGGCAACGACCCACAATGTAACCAAAGAGTGCATCTGTAACAGAAAGCCAACAAGTATTAGATGATGTAGAAAGCTGCATTGTCTTGTTCATGATCCATtcttatctctctctttcttgtcaATGTGCTATTTTGAACAGCAACACAattaaacaacaacatagatttttattttaatgttacttACCCGCTCTTGAAAATAACAGGAGCAGACACAGAAGTGAAAAGAAGCTGCAAGTACGCATGGTGACAAATGAGAATATACAGTCAAAATGGGAAGTAAATCAATCTCGCTATGAGgaagtgaagcagcagatgTTCAACAACATTACTGTAAGTAGGTGTGGTTCAAAGTCTGTTTGTTGTGTCAGTATAAAGGGAGGATCTTAAGTGCCCTGCTTGTAAACTGACTGCCTTACCTTTCATCACAAGGGGGGAACCAACTACTAAATGAAGTGGCATCAACACTTTGCTGATCTGGAATAAATTACAGCTTATGTTGGGGGCTGTGGGCGGGGTTATCATGACCAAGGACCAACTAAAACCACTTATGACCACCATTTTTACAAAAGATTTTTACTATGGACGCCAAATCAAAGCAACAGGGGTCCAAGGACCGGTCACGTTCGGATGCCAATGTAGGCatgcaaagccaggagcaacacttAAAGAGTCGATGTAGTCCACCATAGTTGTTCCTATAATGCTGGAAAACTGGAGACACATACGGTGACTGAACAATGTGACTCTACAGTGGCTCTCATGATCATGGAAAAGCAAACTGGTTCTTCAAAGATTCGCAGGTTGAACCAATTCTGAatcagcaccagcaccagccaAGAACTAGCACTTGGTTTGCTTTGGTCGAAAGGGGGTAAGAGAGGATCAAGCATGGCTTTATTGGAGCCTGTATATAGAGGATTGAGTTCAGGTGTGAGCCCTGTCCCCACCTGCAGCAGAAGCCTGGGCTCCTTACTGGCAGCAATTATTTTGTCTGAGTGAAAGTGTGAGTTATCTGTTATTTGTTCATTTACGTTGGCAGAATCTTGATGTTTGAGCTATTTAAGTAAGAATGAATGTATGTTGAGTTAATACATCTGGATATTTGCTCCGTGTGTGTTTAGTTTGTATGGTGATAGTTTATTGATTGGTTGTAATTCATAgtgcttattttctgtttagaaaACCAGATTTGATTGGTGCGAGTTTCCATTGTCCCACATCCTGTTTAAGTTTACAATAAACCTGAATGGAAGTGGATCCTCCTCCTAGTGTCTCATTGTGCCTGACCACACATCCACAGTGCTTCTCATATTTCAAACTTTCAAGTTTACAGCTCAAAAAATATAGAACAAAGGTGTAGTCCTGTTTGGAGATTTTAATTTGGAAATGTTACATGTCATGTCTTTAAGTACAGCCCCTGagtaaatgcacattttcactCCTTTATTATCATTCGGTTATTCTCTTGTGctttacatttcattacaaaaGGTGAATATCATAATCAGAACTGTGTACTCTATGGAAAAGTAGGCAGATCCTCACTAGCAACAAAAGGAAAACTATCATCAATCATTTATATTAATAAGGGTCTCCTGCAAAAGCTGCCTGGGTATATCTTCTCAGAGTTACCTCTGGGGTAAATACTGGACTTGGGAAGAAGGCCAGAAGCTGGAGATCGCTGCTTATGGTGTATTACAATGTTATGGTTTAGTTTCACTGAACAGCTGAACTGATGTGGTCACACCTGACAATCACGAGACagtaatttgtaaaaatgtagtaTAATATcagcacaacaaagaaaaagaaaaatcaaagaaCTCAGCAATGTCAGTTATGCAATATCTATCGGGTCTTACTTGACCAAGTAAGACTGTAGCAGCAAAATCCCTGAGTGCTAAGTTGAGAACTGTGGTGCGTTCAGACCAAACGTGAAGCGAATATTCGcctaataattaaataataataataaaataacaatacacATGTGTTTTACTGTTGATGAGTTCAGTATTTCCTTTTTAAGAGgaatattattatttctgctttCAAA includes:
- the LOC141012266 gene encoding SPRY domain-containing SOCS box protein 4 isoform X1 — protein: MCLENYLHPPTTGKDSTTQLFFSDNTQQFEPMGLSLSVWLYSRSDNSPLSSSSGFTPLAVPTCSRLAVTLNSSPVAPGDGRSQWSSVHHSPHFLLSACKQEATRSPVERSSDGVRAEMGVKSGLHVWEVLWRPNHRGSHAVLGISRQNCPLQASGYNVLVGGDSHSWGWELKTNQLWHAGQSLGLYPEKKKCHEDLRSQSSTSSDTKMAQTPLPIPERVLLVLDADAGTLGFIVDGSFLGVAFEDLPRGVELFPAVSSVRGGASIRLRYLNGATRECDIFTQICFSKICSGIIKHYNLTIFVSLSSPGDPPALMALCGLSIRQHLGEQRLNQMHNLPLPTRLQHYLLSSH
- the LOC141011699 gene encoding H-2 class II histocompatibility antigen, E-S beta chain-like; translated protein: MRTCSFFSLLCLLLLFSRADALFGYIVGRCQFTSSDDLVYLAQVYFNKVFLGQYNSTLGKYTGYTEKAKEITDGFNKNHKMLEQEKKNYNKCKTYIPLILDLFSQTAVEPSVTLRSVEAAGSKHPGMLICSVYKFFPKQIRVTWLRNGKEVTSDVTSTEEMANGNWLYQIHSHLEYTPRLGETITCKVEHASLMEPQLHEWVPKPASERNKIAVGTAGLLLGLVIFIAGLIYYKKNTSGRMLVPTS
- the LOC141012266 gene encoding SPRY domain-containing SOCS box protein 4 isoform X2 → MCLENYLHPPTTGKDSTTQLFFSDNTQQFEPMGLSLSVWLYSRSDNSPLSSSSGFTPLAVPTCSRLAVTLNSSPVAPGDGRSQWSSVHHSPHFLLSACKQEATRSPVERSSDGVRAEMGVKSGLHVWEVLWRPNHRGSHAVLGISRQNCPLQASGYNVLVGGDSHSWGWELKTNQLWHAGQSLGLYPEKKKCHEDLRSQSSTSSDTKMAQTPLPIPERVLLVLDADAGTLGFIVDGSFLGVAFEDLPRGVELFPAVSSVRGGASIRLRYLNGATRDPPALMALCGLSIRQHLGEQRLNQMHNLPLPTRLQHYLLSSH